The nucleotide sequence TGTGCGGCGGCAGCAGTTCCGGGGTAATGGTTTCATCTCCCGCCATGATGATCATTCGTTCGACGATATTTTCCAGTTCACGAATATTGCCAGGCCAGTCATATTTCATGAGAGCATTAATTGTTTTCGCGTCAATTTTATCTTCGGGAACATTATTTTTTTTCAAAAAATGAGCAATCAAATCAGGGGTATCCTCTTTCCTCTCTCGGAGCGGCGGCAACTGAATGGGAAATACATTCAGCCGATAGTAGAGGTCTTCGCGAAATTGTTCGTTTTTCATCATTTCTTCCAAATTGCGATTGGTCGCGGCAATTGTCCGTACGTCAACGGGAATGACTTCTTCGCCACCGACGCGCATAATTTCTTTTTGCTGCAATACGCGCAGCAATTTCACCTGCGTTGCCAGAGAAATGTCGCCAATTTCGTCAAGAAAAAGCGTGCCGCCGTGCGCCAATTCAAACCTGCCCCGTTTTTGCCTTTCCGCTCCGGTGAAAGCGCCTTTTTCGTGTCCGAAAAGTTCGCTCTCCAACAAAGTGTCTGCCAACGCAGCGCAGTTTACCCCCATGAATGTGGCGTTTGCGCGCGGACTGAGTTGATGAATCGCCTGAGCGATCAATTCTTTCCCTGTTCCGCTCTCCCCGCGAATGAGTACGGTCGCGTCGGTAGGCGCGACTTTTTCCACCATGCGATAGACCTGCTGCATGGCTTCGCTCTGGCCAATGATATTGTCCAGGGAAAACTTATCGCGCAACCGCTCTTTTAAATTGACATTTTCGGTGGCAAGATTTTTCTTTTCCAGAATTTGTTTCACTTTAAGCTTCAGCTCAATCATGTCGAACGGTTTAATCAGATAATCGTACGCTCCTTTTCGCATCGCCTCTACCGCGGTCTGCGCTGTGGCGTAGGCAGTCATCAAAATGACTTCTGTCTGCGGAGAGATTTTTTTTACTTGATCCAATACTGCCAGGCCGTCTTGTCCGGGCATCTTCAAATCCGTAATCACGACATCAAATTCATTTTGGCTGAATTTTTTCAAACCAGCTTCGCCATCGTACGCTAGTTCCACTTGATGATTGTCCATTTCCAGTGCGCTTTTTAAAACGTGGCACATGCGTCGTTCGTTGTCAATGACTAAAATTTTTCCCTGCATATCAATCCCTCATTTTAAAGGAAGATAAATGAAAAATGTCGTCCCTTTTCCCGGCTCGGAAATGACTTCCATCCAACCGCCGTGTTTTTCGATGAGTTGCCGGCTGATGGCAAGCCCCAAACCGCTACCGGAAGATTTTGTCGTAAAAAAAGGCTCAAAAATTTTCTCAACATCGCCTTCGATTCCTTCGCCGTTGTCCTGAACGGAAATACGGGCAAAGGCACCTTTTCGCGTTTGTGCTTTATCCAGGCGAACGGTAATTTCTCCGTTTTCATCGGAAATTGCCTGTTGCGCATTGAGAATCAAATTGAACAAAACCTGTTGCAGCGCATTTTCGTCAATGGATATCTGTGGCAATTTTTCGTCAGGTGCAAAGCTAATTTTTGCCGAATTTTCCTGACTGTCCCGCTGCGCCGCATGGATGACTTTTTCGATGACAGCGTTCAAATTTTGCGGTGCAATGTTCAATTTCGGCTCTCTGGCAAAAGAGAGAAAATTATTCACGAGATGATTCAGCCGTTGGACTTCGGCGAAAATGAAGTCGAACAGTTCATCGGATTTGTCTTTGGGCGCATATTTTTCTTTGAGCACGTCGGCGGTGCCCTTGATGATTCCCAGCGGATTGCGGATCTCATGCGCCATGGAGGCTGCCATTTGTCCCATGGCGGCCAACTTTTCCGATTGCTGCATTTGATCGTGCGTGCGAATCAGCAGTGAAACCATCCAGGAAATGAAAAATGAAAAAACGACAATCAGCCCCAGACTCACCAGTCCGCCGAGGATAAGTCCCCGCCGAAAAAGATCCAGCAATTGAAAGAAATCCGCGCTCGCTTCCAGAACGAGCACTGCCGACACTTCAAAATATTCGTTGCGCAGCGGCGCGTAAACACTTTTGAATTTATTCCCTTCCACAATATGAATGGGCGACGCTGCCAGCGATCCTGACCAGGCTTCTTCCAGAATTGTACTGTCCTG is from Calditrichota bacterium and encodes:
- a CDS encoding sigma-54-dependent Fis family transcriptional regulator, which translates into the protein MQGKILVIDNERRMCHVLKSALEMDNHQVELAYDGEAGLKKFSQNEFDVVITDLKMPGQDGLAVLDQVKKISPQTEVILMTAYATAQTAVEAMRKGAYDYLIKPFDMIELKLKVKQILEKKNLATENVNLKERLRDKFSLDNIIGQSEAMQQVYRMVEKVAPTDATVLIRGESGTGKELIAQAIHQLSPRANATFMGVNCAALADTLLESELFGHEKGAFTGAERQKRGRFELAHGGTLFLDEIGDISLATQVKLLRVLQQKEIMRVGGEEVIPVDVRTIAATNRNLEEMMKNEQFREDLYYRLNVFPIQLPPLRERKEDTPDLIAHFLKKNNVPEDKIDAKTINALMKYDWPGNIRELENIVERMIIMAGDETITPELLPPHIKSFVPTGGTLTFDIPSEGISIDEVEKNLIYSALEKAGG